The following are encoded in a window of Lacinutrix sp. WUR7 genomic DNA:
- a CDS encoding alpha-ketoglutarate-dependent dioxygenase AlkB: MLFNEAINLQLKDGEAIYYPECFQKKEADTYFKSLLKTINWQQDNITLFGKTHAQPRLTALYANNNNTYSYSNITMHPKVFTKELLEIKQHIESICNVHFTTCLANLYRNGKDSNGWHADNEKALGKNPIIASVSFGATRSFHLKHKTKKEQKCKINLEHGSLLLMKGATQENWVHQIPKTKKEVGERINLTFRIISK; encoded by the coding sequence ATGTTATTTAACGAAGCAATAAATTTGCAATTAAAGGATGGTGAAGCAATCTATTATCCAGAATGTTTCCAAAAAAAAGAAGCAGACACCTATTTTAAATCCTTATTAAAAACGATAAATTGGCAACAAGACAACATCACTCTTTTTGGTAAAACACATGCGCAACCAAGGCTTACTGCATTATATGCAAATAACAACAATACCTACTCCTACTCTAATATTACCATGCATCCAAAAGTCTTCACAAAAGAACTTTTAGAAATTAAACAACATATAGAAAGCATTTGCAATGTTCATTTCACTACTTGTTTAGCAAACTTATATCGCAACGGAAAAGACAGTAATGGTTGGCATGCAGATAATGAAAAAGCTTTAGGCAAAAACCCAATAATAGCTTCGGTAAGTTTTGGCGCTACTCGATCTTTTCATTTAAAACATAAAACGAAGAAAGAACAGAAATGCAAAATAAATCTAGAACATGGCAGTTTGTTACTTATGAAAGGTGCCACGCAAGAAAATTGGGTACATCAAATTCCAAAAACAAAGAAGGAAGTTGGCGAAAGAATCAATCTAACTTTTAGAATAATTTCAAAATAA
- a CDS encoding alpha/beta hydrolase yields MKFKFLILTVFITCSVFAQEKLFTAEEIAINELIDGTLLTPNANSKSVLAIIIAGSGPTNRDGNQNFLKNNSLKKLAEGLSNQNIATFRYDKRIVKQIRKGKVDKNIMFDDFVTDAVSVLDYFKEKNRFSKIYIIGHSQGSLVGMLAAKDKADGFISLAGAGQTIDAVILEQVNKTAPMFSEDCKKVFNVLKQNKTTTDYPPALASMFDISLQPFMSNWIQYNPVEKIKELNMPILIINGTKDLQVSTEEATLLKEATPKAEIKIIENMNHILFTIAGDNLENSKSYNESFRELNPEVIESIVKFIN; encoded by the coding sequence ATGAAATTCAAATTTTTAATTCTAACAGTATTCATTACTTGTTCCGTTTTTGCTCAAGAAAAACTTTTTACTGCAGAAGAAATTGCTATTAATGAATTAATAGATGGCACACTTTTAACTCCGAATGCCAATAGTAAATCGGTATTAGCAATTATTATTGCAGGTTCTGGACCAACGAACAGAGATGGAAATCAGAACTTTTTAAAGAATAATTCCTTAAAAAAACTTGCCGAAGGGTTATCTAACCAAAATATTGCAACCTTTAGATATGATAAACGTATCGTTAAACAAATACGAAAAGGAAAAGTAGACAAAAACATTATGTTTGATGATTTTGTTACGGACGCTGTTTCTGTATTAGATTATTTTAAAGAAAAGAATCGCTTTTCAAAAATATACATCATTGGCCATAGCCAAGGGAGTTTGGTTGGTATGCTTGCAGCGAAAGATAAAGCAGATGGTTTTATTTCTTTGGCTGGCGCAGGACAAACTATAGATGCTGTTATTTTAGAACAGGTAAATAAAACAGCACCAATGTTTTCCGAAGATTGTAAAAAGGTTTTTAACGTATTAAAACAGAACAAAACTACTACAGACTATCCACCTGCATTAGCTTCTATGTTTGATATTAGCTTACAACCTTTTATGAGTAATTGGATACAATACAATCCTGTTGAAAAAATTAAAGAATTAAACATGCCAATCCTTATTATTAATGGTACTAAAGATTTACAAGTATCTACGGAAGAAGCAACCCTTTTAAAAGAGGCGACCCCAAAAGCAGAAATTAAGATTATAGAAAATATGAATCATATCTTATTTACCATAGCAGGTGATAATTTAGAAAACTCGAAATCGTATAATGAATCTTTTAGAGAATTAAATCCTGAGGTTATTGAAAGTATAGTGAAATTTATAAACTAA
- a CDS encoding DUF819 domain-containing protein: MENTPLITNDAIVFGFLMLTLGFVFYTENIKTGFWSKFYKIVPGLFMAYMLPAVLTSIGLISPEWETVDQAGELVSHKSSIYHVSSRYLLPAALVLMTLSIDLKAVFNLGWKALIMFFTGTIGIIIGGPIAILLISMVSPETVGGIGPDAVWRGLSTLAGSWIGGGANQTAMLEIYEYNQKLYGGMVFVDIVVANIWMAIILIGIGKRDRINKWLKADTSSIEALKEKVSSYTESVKRNPSLTDYMLILAIAFGAVSFAHLCSGFLAPFFDNLIAGIASQRTRNMLTFLGSSFFWMISIATLIAILLSYTKAKDYEGAGASKIGSIFIYILVASIGMKMDLTMIFDNVGLIAIGVVWMTIHAILLIVVAKLIKAPYFFLAVGSQANVGGAASAPIVAAAFHPSLATVGVLLAVFGYAVGTIAAIGCTILMRMAAAG, from the coding sequence ATGGAAAACACACCTCTAATTACCAATGATGCAATAGTCTTTGGCTTCTTAATGCTAACATTAGGCTTTGTATTTTATACCGAAAATATTAAAACTGGATTTTGGTCTAAATTTTATAAAATCGTTCCAGGGCTTTTTATGGCATATATGCTTCCTGCTGTTTTAACATCTATTGGTTTAATTTCACCAGAATGGGAAACTGTAGACCAAGCCGGTGAATTAGTGAGTCATAAATCAAGTATTTACCATGTATCTAGTCGTTATTTACTTCCCGCAGCATTAGTACTAATGACGCTAAGTATCGATTTAAAAGCTGTTTTTAACTTAGGTTGGAAAGCACTTATTATGTTTTTTACAGGAACCATTGGAATCATAATAGGAGGACCAATTGCAATTCTATTAATATCTATGGTTTCACCAGAAACGGTAGGTGGTATTGGTCCAGATGCCGTTTGGAGAGGTTTATCTACACTTGCAGGAAGCTGGATTGGTGGTGGAGCAAACCAAACTGCCATGTTAGAAATTTATGAATACAACCAAAAACTCTATGGAGGGATGGTCTTTGTAGATATTGTAGTTGCCAATATTTGGATGGCTATTATATTAATTGGTATTGGTAAACGTGACCGAATTAATAAATGGCTGAAGGCAGATACCTCATCTATTGAAGCACTTAAAGAAAAAGTATCTTCTTATACCGAAAGTGTAAAAAGAAACCCAAGCTTAACCGATTATATGTTAATTCTAGCAATAGCATTTGGTGCTGTTAGTTTTGCGCATTTATGTTCTGGATTTTTAGCGCCATTTTTCGATAATTTGATTGCAGGAATAGCATCGCAAAGAACTCGAAACATGCTTACCTTTTTAGGCTCCTCTTTTTTCTGGATGATAAGTATTGCTACGCTTATTGCCATCCTTTTATCTTACACCAAAGCCAAAGATTATGAAGGCGCTGGAGCAAGTAAAATTGGTAGTATTTTTATTTACATCTTAGTCGCTTCTATTGGAATGAAAATGGATTTAACCATGATCTTTGACAACGTAGGATTAATTGCAATTGGTGTGGTTTGGATGACTATTCATGCCATTCTATTAATTGTAGTGGCCAAACTTATAAAAGCACCATACTTCTTTTTAGCAGTTGGTAGTCAGGCTAATGTTGGTGGAGCAGCTTCTGCACCAATTGTAGCTGCAGCATTTCATCCATCACTAGCAACAGTAGGTGTGCTTCTAGCCGTCTTTGGTTATGCTGTTGGTACTATAGCCGCAATTGGCTGTACCATTTTAATGAGAATGGCTGCTGCTGGATAG
- a CDS encoding DUF4369 domain-containing protein: MKKTIFVLALAILCSCGKEKDLTVKVNIKGLKKGTVYLKKAQDTAIITVDSLVVQGEAPIIFSTNLETPEMYFLQLNKNTSDDETISFFADKGITEISTSVKNFGMDAKIKGSKQQKALEEYLLVMSRFNDRNLNLIKEEFEAKMAKDTAKIVANTIAYNHLLKSKYLYTVNFAIANKDNEIAPYLALSEIENAQTRWLDTINNVLTPKVKASKYGKELEAYITERKKKN; this comes from the coding sequence ATGAAAAAAACAATATTTGTACTAGCATTAGCAATTCTTTGTTCTTGCGGAAAAGAGAAAGATTTAACTGTAAAAGTTAATATTAAAGGATTAAAAAAAGGAACCGTTTACCTTAAAAAAGCCCAAGACACTGCCATTATTACAGTAGACTCTTTAGTGGTTCAAGGAGAAGCTCCAATTATTTTTAGTACTAACTTAGAAACTCCAGAAATGTATTTCTTACAGTTAAACAAAAATACTAGCGATGATGAAACCATTTCGTTTTTTGCAGACAAAGGAATTACAGAAATTAGCACAAGTGTGAAAAACTTTGGAATGGATGCTAAAATTAAAGGTTCTAAGCAACAAAAAGCTTTAGAAGAGTATCTATTAGTAATGTCTCGTTTTAATGACAGAAACCTGAATCTAATAAAAGAAGAATTTGAAGCAAAAATGGCAAAGGATACTGCCAAAATTGTTGCAAATACCATAGCGTATAACCATTTATTAAAAAGCAAATACTTATATACCGTAAACTTTGCAATAGCGAATAAGGATAATGAAATTGCTCCTTATTTAGCATTATCTGAAATTGAAAATGCACAAACAAGATGGTTAGACACGATAAACAATGTTTTAACCCCTAAAGTGAAGGCTTCTAAATATGGTAAAGAATTGGAAGCTTATATAACAGAAAGAAAAAAGAAAAACTAA
- a CDS encoding type I phosphomannose isomerase catalytic subunit yields MSNMLKYPIKFEPILKEKIWGGQKLHTLLKKKSALPNIGESWEISDVDHDISIVNNGDLKGKTLKELLEIYKADLIGHKNYEAFGNTFPLLIKFIDAKEDLSIQLHPNDALASKRHNSFGKTEMWYVLQAEDDAKLIVGFNQEMTPEKYVKHREAKTLPEILNFDKVEEGDSYFIEVGQIHAIGAGVMLAEIQQTSDVTYRIYDWDRVDSNGNHRELHNDLAIDAINFKSQEDFKVNYAKAKNKVNKMVDCPYFICNYIEISETIDKENKVDSFIIYMCVSGEVEIVTAHDTVKIKKGETVLLPAAIKTYQISSKKGRLLEVYV; encoded by the coding sequence ATGTCAAATATGCTAAAATATCCAATAAAGTTTGAACCCATTTTAAAAGAAAAAATTTGGGGCGGACAAAAATTACATACCCTTTTAAAGAAAAAAAGTGCTTTACCTAATATTGGTGAAAGCTGGGAAATTAGTGATGTAGATCACGATATTTCTATTGTAAATAATGGCGATTTAAAAGGAAAGACATTAAAAGAACTTTTAGAAATTTATAAAGCAGACTTAATAGGACATAAAAATTACGAAGCTTTTGGTAACACGTTTCCGTTGTTAATTAAATTTATAGATGCTAAAGAGGATTTATCCATACAACTGCATCCTAATGATGCGCTTGCTTCTAAACGACATAATTCTTTTGGTAAAACAGAAATGTGGTACGTTTTACAAGCAGAAGATGATGCCAAGCTAATAGTAGGCTTTAATCAGGAAATGACTCCTGAAAAATATGTAAAACATCGAGAAGCAAAAACACTTCCTGAGATTTTAAATTTTGACAAGGTAGAAGAAGGAGATTCTTATTTTATAGAAGTAGGACAAATACATGCTATTGGAGCAGGAGTGATGCTTGCAGAAATACAACAAACCAGTGATGTTACGTATCGCATTTACGATTGGGATAGAGTAGATAGTAATGGAAATCATAGAGAGTTACATAATGATTTAGCAATAGATGCCATTAACTTCAAATCGCAAGAAGATTTCAAGGTGAACTATGCAAAAGCTAAAAATAAGGTAAATAAAATGGTAGATTGTCCTTATTTTATATGTAATTATATAGAGATATCAGAGACAATAGATAAAGAAAATAAAGTAGATTCCTTTATTATTTATATGTGTGTATCTGGCGAAGTTGAAATAGTAACAGCGCATGACACCGTAAAAATTAAAAAAGGAGAAACTGTATTACTTCCAGCAGCAATTAAAACATATCAAATTTCTTCTAAAAAAGGGAGACTATTAGAAGTTTATGTTTAA
- a CDS encoding 6-carboxytetrahydropterin synthase: MKVTVSRKAHFNAAHRLYRKDWSDKKNAEVFDKCSNPNFHGHNYELIASVTGEIDPETGYVIDIKVLKEIIRTEVEDAFDHKNLNVEVPEFKDLNPTAENIVVVIYNKIKKQLPSHLVLEVTLYETPRNFVSYSGI, encoded by the coding sequence ATGAAAGTAACGGTTAGTAGAAAAGCACATTTTAATGCAGCACACAGATTGTATAGAAAAGATTGGAGCGACAAAAAAAATGCGGAAGTGTTTGATAAATGTAGCAATCCAAATTTTCATGGTCATAATTATGAACTAATAGCAAGTGTTACTGGCGAAATTGATCCGGAAACTGGTTATGTAATAGATATTAAGGTTTTAAAAGAGATAATTAGGACAGAAGTTGAAGATGCTTTTGACCACAAAAATTTAAATGTTGAAGTGCCAGAATTTAAAGACTTAAACCCTACTGCAGAAAATATTGTAGTAGTAATCTACAATAAAATAAAAAAACAATTACCATCCCATTTAGTACTAGAGGTTACTCTTTATGAAACCCCTAGAAACTTTGTAAGCTATTCTGGAATATAG
- the idi gene encoding isopentenyl-diphosphate Delta-isomerase, giving the protein MIEEQVILVNENNEQIGLMPKLEAHEKAVLHRAFSVFVFNDANELMLQQRALGKYHSPALWTNTCCSHQRDGETNIEAGKRRLQEEMGFVTELEESISFIYKAPFDNGLTEHEYDHILIGKYNQEPSVNADEVAAWKWMPLEMVKEDIANQPGLYTAWFKIIFDKFYQHINIAQK; this is encoded by the coding sequence ATGATAGAAGAACAAGTAATTCTTGTAAACGAAAATAACGAACAAATTGGCTTAATGCCAAAGTTAGAAGCGCATGAAAAAGCAGTATTGCATCGTGCCTTTTCTGTATTTGTATTTAATGATGCAAATGAACTCATGTTACAACAACGCGCTTTAGGAAAATACCATTCTCCAGCACTTTGGACCAACACCTGTTGTAGTCATCAACGCGATGGTGAAACGAATATAGAAGCAGGTAAAAGAAGACTGCAAGAAGAAATGGGTTTTGTAACAGAACTTGAAGAGTCTATTTCTTTTATTTATAAAGCGCCTTTTGATAATGGTTTAACCGAACATGAATATGATCATATATTAATAGGTAAATACAACCAAGAACCAAGTGTTAACGCTGACGAAGTGGCAGCATGGAAATGGATGCCCTTAGAAATGGTTAAAGAGGATATTGCAAATCAACCAGGATTATATACCGCTTGGTTTAAAATTATATTCGATAAATTCTACCAACATATAAACATTGCACAGAAATGA
- a CDS encoding ATP-dependent Clp protease adaptor ClpS, producing the protein MSTKEKIQEEVQVETKALNLNEIVLYNDDVNTFDHVIDTLIYACDHTPEQAEQCSILVHYKGQCTVKTGVYDELEPRCTMLLDAGLSAEII; encoded by the coding sequence ATGAGCACTAAAGAAAAAATACAAGAAGAAGTTCAGGTAGAAACTAAAGCGCTAAATCTTAATGAAATAGTGTTGTATAACGACGATGTTAATACTTTCGATCATGTAATAGATACGCTTATTTACGCTTGTGATCATACTCCAGAACAAGCAGAACAATGCTCTATTCTTGTACATTATAAAGGGCAATGCACCGTGAAAACTGGGGTTTATGACGAGCTAGAGCCACGTTGTACTATGTTGTTAGATGCTGGTTTAAGTGCCGAAATTATTTAA
- the prmA gene encoding 50S ribosomal protein L11 methyltransferase, whose translation MSNTIYLGYYFKVEPIQPGTEILIAELGYAGFESFVETEEGVTAYIQKEEWQEAILEDIQILNSEEFTISYTFDEIEQTNWNEEWEKNFNPIVVDKLCSVRAPFHEKPDTQFDIIIEPKMSFGTGHHETTHMMLQHILQNDFNGKTVLDMGCGTGVLAILSEKKGATQLDAIDIDNWCYLNSVENVERNNCNKISVFEGDASLLEGKSYDVIIANINRNILLNDIETYAAALNKNGMLFLSGFYNNDIPVIEAACNKHMLKLDEKLEKNKWVSLKFLN comes from the coding sequence ATGTCTAATACTATTTACCTAGGTTATTACTTTAAAGTAGAACCAATACAACCAGGAACCGAAATTCTAATCGCAGAATTAGGTTACGCAGGATTTGAAAGTTTTGTAGAAACCGAAGAAGGCGTAACCGCATACATTCAAAAAGAAGAATGGCAGGAAGCTATTTTAGAAGATATTCAAATCTTAAACTCAGAAGAATTTACGATTAGCTATACCTTTGATGAGATAGAACAAACCAACTGGAATGAAGAATGGGAAAAGAATTTTAACCCAATTGTTGTAGATAAACTATGTTCTGTTCGTGCACCTTTTCATGAAAAACCGGACACCCAATTCGATATTATCATCGAACCAAAAATGAGTTTTGGTACCGGACATCATGAAACCACACACATGATGTTACAACACATATTGCAAAACGATTTTAATGGTAAAACCGTTCTAGATATGGGTTGCGGTACAGGAGTTTTAGCAATTCTGTCCGAGAAAAAAGGAGCAACACAATTAGATGCCATAGATATCGATAATTGGTGTTATTTAAATAGCGTAGAAAACGTAGAACGCAATAATTGTAATAAGATTTCCGTTTTTGAAGGAGATGCAAGTCTGCTAGAAGGAAAAAGCTACGATGTTATAATAGCCAATATAAATAGAAATATTTTGTTGAACGATATCGAAACCTATGCTGCCGCTTTAAACAAAAATGGCATGTTATTTTTAAGTGGTTTTTATAATAATGACATTCCAGTAATTGAAGCAGCATGCAATAAACATATGTTAAAGTTAGACGAAAAACTGGAAAAAAATAAATGGGTTTCGTTAAAATTCTTAAATTAG
- the tpiA gene encoding triose-phosphate isomerase: protein MRNNIVAGNWKMNNDLSQTETLITSLKKQTQTSTAEVMIAPTYTNLWHAFEALRQSHIEVIAQNMHFAENGAYTGEVSAAMLASVGVQTVILGHSERRAYFNETDELLAKKVDTALAHDLRVIFCFGEELADRKANNHENVVASQIQNALFHLDASAFKNIVLAYEPVWAIGTGETASPEQAQDMHAFIRKTLDTKYGTETANSVSILYGGSVKPANAKEIFSKPDVDGGLIGGAALNAEDFYAIVNAF, encoded by the coding sequence ATGAGAAATAATATAGTAGCAGGAAACTGGAAGATGAATAATGATCTTTCACAAACGGAAACCTTAATTACAAGCTTAAAAAAACAAACGCAAACATCTACTGCAGAAGTAATGATTGCACCAACATATACTAATCTTTGGCATGCATTTGAAGCCTTAAGACAAAGTCATATTGAGGTGATAGCACAAAACATGCACTTTGCCGAAAATGGCGCATACACAGGAGAAGTTAGTGCTGCAATGTTAGCAAGTGTTGGCGTGCAAACCGTAATTTTAGGACACTCAGAACGTCGTGCATACTTTAACGAAACAGACGAGTTACTAGCAAAAAAAGTAGATACAGCATTAGCGCATGACCTTCGTGTAATCTTTTGTTTTGGTGAGGAATTAGCAGATAGAAAAGCAAATAATCACGAAAATGTAGTCGCATCACAAATCCAAAATGCATTATTTCATTTAGATGCTTCCGCCTTTAAAAATATCGTATTGGCTTATGAGCCTGTTTGGGCAATTGGTACTGGTGAAACAGCAAGTCCGGAGCAAGCACAAGACATGCACGCATTTATTCGTAAAACTCTAGATACTAAATACGGTACAGAAACTGCAAATTCCGTTTCTATTCTTTACGGTGGAAGTGTAAAACCAGCTAACGCTAAAGAAATCTTCTCTAAACCAGATGTAGATGGCGGATTAATTGGTGGAGCAGCACTTAATGCAGAAGATTTTTACGCTATCGTAAACGCGTTTTAA
- a CDS encoding TlpA disulfide reductase family protein, producing MKKHLFIFLVSVLFISCKPQETPTQFTQEALNDTFISLGNEKISFKNILEKHEGKTILIDVWASWCIDCIKGMPKVKALQETNNDVVFLFLSADRSLISWKTGINKYPVKGEHYFMPKGMKSVFSKSIDLDWIPRYLIIDPQGNIKLYKAIKADDSKLLKALN from the coding sequence ATGAAAAAACACCTATTCATATTCCTTGTCAGCGTCTTATTTATCAGTTGTAAACCACAAGAAACACCAACACAATTTACCCAAGAAGCATTAAACGATACCTTTATCTCTTTGGGAAATGAAAAAATTTCCTTCAAAAATATTTTAGAAAAACATGAAGGAAAAACCATATTAATTGATGTTTGGGCATCCTGGTGTATCGACTGTATAAAAGGAATGCCAAAAGTGAAAGCATTACAAGAAACTAATAATGATGTGGTATTTTTATTCCTATCTGCAGATAGATCGCTCATAAGCTGGAAAACAGGAATTAATAAGTATCCAGTGAAAGGTGAGCATTACTTTATGCCAAAAGGAATGAAAAGCGTTTTTAGTAAATCTATAGACCTAGATTGGATTCCTCGGTATCTAATTATCGATCCACAAGGAAACATAAAACTATACAAAGCCATAAAAGCAGACGATTCTAAGCTGTTAAAAGCATTAAATTAG
- a CDS encoding ABC transporter permease translates to MINYFLNKTGYAILTLFGVVTVIFFLFNILPGDPAQMMLGQNEDSEQLALVKAKYGFDKPISTQYLYYLNDLSPISFHSKNEDNYTYLRENKYTATKLFSIGNTTTVLKFPYLRESFTKQGKKVSQVLVETLPNTFVLAVTAIVIAMLLGVFLGIVSALKKDTFLDKTIQIFSTVGMSVPSFFSAILFAWLFGYVLHKYTNLEMTGSLYELDDYGENFNLKLKNLILPAIVLGIRPLAVIIQLMRNSLLEVFNQDYIRTARAKGLSEFQIIKNHAIKNALNPVVTAISGWFASMLAGAVFVEYIFGWNGLGKEIVNALNTLDLPVIMGSVLIIATLFVIINIFVDIIYTWLDPKVNLE, encoded by the coding sequence TTGATTAATTATTTCTTAAATAAAACAGGTTATGCAATACTCACCTTATTTGGTGTAGTAACTGTGATATTCTTTTTATTTAATATCCTTCCTGGAGATCCTGCACAAATGATGCTCGGACAAAACGAAGACAGCGAGCAATTAGCGTTAGTAAAAGCGAAGTATGGTTTCGATAAACCTATTAGTACACAATATTTGTACTATTTAAATGATTTGTCGCCAATTTCATTTCACTCTAAAAACGAAGATAATTACACCTATTTACGAGAAAACAAATACACAGCTACCAAACTGTTTTCAATAGGGAACACTACAACCGTTTTAAAATTTCCATATCTAAGAGAATCCTTTACCAAACAAGGTAAAAAAGTAAGTCAGGTGCTTGTCGAAACCTTACCAAACACCTTTGTGTTAGCAGTGACAGCCATAGTAATTGCTATGCTACTTGGTGTGTTTTTAGGAATCGTTTCCGCGTTAAAGAAAGATACTTTTCTAGATAAAACTATTCAAATATTTAGTACGGTTGGTATGTCTGTACCTTCCTTCTTTTCTGCCATATTATTCGCTTGGCTATTTGGTTATGTATTACACAAATACACGAATTTAGAAATGACAGGAAGCCTTTATGAATTGGATGATTATGGTGAGAATTTCAATCTGAAATTAAAAAACTTAATCCTTCCAGCCATTGTTTTAGGTATTCGTCCGCTAGCAGTAATTATTCAACTCATGCGAAATTCCCTATTAGAAGTCTTTAACCAAGATTACATTCGTACCGCAAGAGCAAAAGGTTTGAGTGAGTTTCAAATTATTAAAAACCATGCAATTAAAAACGCATTAAATCCCGTAGTAACTGCAATTTCAGGTTGGTTTGCATCCATGCTTGCTGGAGCCGTTTTTGTAGAATATATATTCGGTTGGAATGGTTTAGGAAAAGAAATCGTAAACGCATTAAACACCTTAGACTTACCAGTAATCATGGGGTCGGTATTAATTATTGCAACACTTTTTGTAATTATTAATATTTTTGTCGACATAATCTACACCTGGTTAGATCCAAAAGTGAATTTAGAATAA
- a CDS encoding BT_3928 family protein: MKYITHLCRILVGGLFIFSGLIKLNDPLGFSYKLQEYFSEDVLNLPSLMPYALGFSVFVVVLEVVLGVFLLIGYKPKFTVWSLFAMIVFFTFLTFYAWYFDKVKDCGCFGDFLPMKPIESFIKDLILLALIIVLLIGLRHIKPLLGKFPTTILALLGFLGSLWFGYHVLMHLPTWDFRAYNVGANIEEGMETPEDAAKAVVEYAWKFNVNGEEKIITTNGSYPTVDGEYVGVETNIIDEGYDPPIKDFSIESDDEDLTEQFLNEENVIMIVSYSLETAETEGMHAIKAATDKAIKNGYTVIGLTASGADVKQKTNATYNLNFDWYLCDEKAIKTIVRANPGIVKLKKGTVTQKVHWNDIDDLELPVVERKPGRRLL, encoded by the coding sequence ATGAAATACATCACACACCTTTGCAGAATCCTAGTTGGAGGATTATTTATATTTTCAGGATTAATAAAACTGAATGACCCATTAGGTTTCTCCTATAAACTGCAAGAATACTTTAGTGAAGACGTTTTAAATCTTCCTTCTTTAATGCCTTACGCATTAGGTTTTTCTGTGTTTGTTGTAGTTCTTGAAGTGGTGCTAGGCGTGTTTTTATTAATAGGTTACAAACCTAAGTTTACCGTTTGGAGTCTTTTTGCTATGATTGTATTTTTTACATTCTTAACTTTTTACGCTTGGTATTTTGATAAAGTAAAAGACTGCGGTTGTTTTGGTGATTTCTTACCAATGAAACCCATAGAGAGTTTTATAAAAGACTTGATATTACTCGCTTTAATTATCGTATTGCTCATTGGTTTACGACATATAAAACCATTGTTAGGTAAATTTCCGACAACCATATTAGCGCTTTTAGGCTTTTTAGGAAGTCTTTGGTTTGGTTATCATGTGCTAATGCACTTACCAACTTGGGATTTTAGAGCATATAATGTTGGAGCAAATATTGAAGAAGGAATGGAAACTCCTGAAGATGCAGCTAAAGCAGTTGTAGAGTACGCTTGGAAATTTAATGTAAATGGCGAAGAAAAAATTATAACTACCAACGGAAGTTATCCAACAGTAGATGGCGAATATGTAGGTGTAGAAACCAATATTATTGATGAAGGTTATGATCCTCCAATTAAAGATTTTTCTATTGAAAGTGATGACGAAGATTTAACAGAACAATTTTTAAACGAAGAAAACGTAATCATGATCGTTTCTTATAGTTTAGAAACAGCTGAAACGGAAGGCATGCATGCCATAAAAGCAGCAACCGATAAAGCTATTAAAAATGGATATACCGTTATTGGTTTAACAGCATCTGGAGCAGACGTAAAACAAAAAACCAATGCAACGTATAACCTAAATTTTGATTGGTATTTATGTGATGAAAAAGCAATTAAAACTATCGTTCGTGCTAATCCAGGAATTGTAAAACTTAAAAAAGGAACGGTTACGCAAAAAGTACACTGGAATGATATTGACGATTTAGAGTTGCCAGTTGTAGAGAGAAAACCAGGGCGGAGACTATTGTAA